GTATCGGCTGACAAGGTGATGAAAGGTAGGGTATGGGCGACATCTTCGGTGAAATATGGAACAACCCGACCGTGGAGTTGGTGCGCAACCTTCTGATTCTCTTCGGGATCGTACTCCACTTTGCGCTGGTTTTCTGGACCGCAAGGGATGCTTCCCGCCGAGGAGCCATGAGTCTATTCTGGGGGGTTGCGATTCTGATTTTCGGCGTCCCTGGTTGGCTCATCTACCTGGTGGTTCGCCCACCTGAACTCGCTGCCGATGTCAGGGAGCGGGATCTCGAGATTCGCGCAAAGGAACTTGAGCTGCAGAAGGAACTGGAGTCGTGCCCAGGCTGTCTTCAGCCGGTGGAGAAGGATTTCCTGATATGCCCTTACTGCATGAAGAAACTTCGCAATCCCTGCATCGAGTGCAGCAAGCCGCTGAAGCTGAACTGGAACGTGTGTCCGTTCTGTAAAGTGAAGCAGTAATATCCGGGTTGCCGGGCGCCAACGTTGTCAATCAGGGCGCGCTTGCCCATTACATGACTGCGCAGTAGGAGACTTCCATGGCTGACATCAGCGTTACTTTGCCCGACGGCAGTAAGCGGGACATTCCTTCAGGAAGCACTGTCGAAGACCTTGCTCGCTCCATAGGCTCCAGGCTCGCGCAAGCAGCCTTGGCGGCCAAGGTGGACGGCAGGTTCGTCGACGTGGGTCACACCCTTTCTGGCGGGGAAACCGTCGAGATCATCACCGACAGGAGCCCAGAGGCCCTCGAGATACTGCGCCACTCAGCTGCGCACGTAATGGCCGAGGCGATCAAGGAGCTCTTCCCTGAAGCGCGCTTCGGGATCGGGCCGGCCATCGAGGACGGGTTCTACTACGACGTGGAGTTGTCCGCTTCTCTTACCCCAGATGACATCGGGAGGATCGAGGAGCGGATGGCCCACATCATCTCTCAGGGTCAGCCGTTCGATCGCAGCGAAGTCACGATGGCCGACGCCACGAAGGTCTTCGAGGAGGAGCCCTACAAGCTCGAGCTTGTAAACGAGCTACCCGCCGATGAGACCATCTCGGTGTATCGGCAAGGCGTCTTCACTGATCTGTGTCGTGGTCCGCACATCCCTCACACCGGTAGGATCGGTGCGTTCAAGCTCATGAAGCTCGCCGGTGCTTACTGGCGCGGGGATTCGGATCGCCCGATGCTACAGCGCGTCTACGGAACCGCCTGGTTCACGCAGAAGGACCTCGACGAGCACCTGACCCGCATCCAAGAGGCGGAGCGTCGCGACCATCGCAAGCTGGGGCGCGAGCTGGACCTGTTCTCGCTGCATGAGGACGCAGGTGCGGGCTTGCCGATCTACCATCCAAAAGGGGCGCGGGTCCTGCGCATGATCCAGGAGTGGATGCGCGCGGAGCTCTATCGTCGTGGCTACGACGAGGTGATCACCCCGCACATCTACAAGGCCGATGTCTGGAAGACCTCCGGACACTGGGACAACTACCGGGAGAACATGTACTTCTTCCAGGTCGACGAGGGAGAGGGCCGGGTCAACGACTACGGCATCAAGCCCATGAACTGCCCGGGCCACATCATGGTCTACAAAAACGACCTACGGTCCTACCGCGACCTACCCATGCGGCTCTTCGAGTTTGGAACCGTCTACCGGCACGAGCTTTCAGGAGTCATGCACGGCCTGATGC
This is a stretch of genomic DNA from Actinomycetota bacterium. It encodes these proteins:
- the thrS gene encoding threonine--tRNA ligase, translated to MADISVTLPDGSKRDIPSGSTVEDLARSIGSRLAQAALAAKVDGRFVDVGHTLSGGETVEIITDRSPEALEILRHSAAHVMAEAIKELFPEARFGIGPAIEDGFYYDVELSASLTPDDIGRIEERMAHIISQGQPFDRSEVTMADATKVFEEEPYKLELVNELPADETISVYRQGVFTDLCRGPHIPHTGRIGAFKLMKLAGAYWRGDSDRPMLQRVYGTAWFTQKDLDEHLTRIQEAERRDHRKLGRELDLFSLHEDAGAGLPIYHPKGARVLRMIQEWMRAELYRRGYDEVITPHIYKADVWKTSGHWDNYRENMYFFQVDEGEGRVNDYGIKPMNCPGHIMVYKNDLRSYRDLPMRLFEFGTVYRHELSGVMHGLMRARGFTQDDAHIFCTADQVHDEVIAMLDLVDHVNSAFGFEYTAEVSTRPAKSMGSEEMWDVATEGLIGALKARGLPYDINEGDGAFYGPKIDIKLRDAIGRTWQTATIQADFNLPERFDITYRTADNTEARPFTLHRTILGSMERFLGILIEHYAGAFPLWLAPTQVVIVPIADRHLDYCGSVQQQLQAAGVRVETYAENEPMRVKIAKAQQQKVPYMLVVGDKEAEQGAVSVRDRTQGDLGAIPVGEFVAMLQAGQSGQ
- a CDS encoding zinc ribbon domain-containing protein — protein: MGDIFGEIWNNPTVELVRNLLILFGIVLHFALVFWTARDASRRGAMSLFWGVAILIFGVPGWLIYLVVRPPELAADVRERDLEIRAKELELQKELESCPGCLQPVEKDFLICPYCMKKLRNPCIECSKPLKLNWNVCPFCKVKQ